From Spirosoma aerolatum, one genomic window encodes:
- a CDS encoding ATP-binding cassette domain-containing protein — MSLSAELITLNGLTVRRSGQPVLTDLTFTLRPGECWAVVGPTGSGKTTFLQTLAGQFHAPPDTLMRQARTEFVSFKEESSRFSYSSYFYQQRYQATMSDEGTDGSYSSTPTLRDFLQLTNTEESATLVDRLGLSPLLNRSFIKLSNGQTRKARIGKALLKHPSVLLLDSPFVGLDAISRAELTDWLGELMHHGLTLMLVKEPDDIPAFVTHVVVLEKGRIAWSGPKEAYQYSPPEPPSIAPPALQVSAPAPDFEEAFRLCDVTVRYGDTIILDHIGWTVRTGERWALFGRNGAGKSVLLSLLYGDHPQAYSNDVRVFGHRRGKSGESIWDVKRRIGFISPELHLYFPQNLTARQVALTGLTDTLTPPSQVAAVSEVDLSSLFAYFGLTQLLHRSFGTLSAGEQRLILLIRAFLKNAPVLLLDEPFQAIDHSHVQLARQLIDSFTNKTILFVTHDQSELPGSINQVFSIHVTAS; from the coding sequence ATGTCACTTTCTGCTGAGTTGATTACGCTAAATGGCCTGACTGTCCGTCGAAGTGGCCAGCCTGTTTTAACTGATTTAACCTTTACACTCCGTCCAGGCGAATGCTGGGCCGTAGTAGGTCCAACGGGTAGTGGTAAAACCACATTTTTACAGACGCTTGCCGGGCAATTTCATGCGCCACCAGATACACTCATGCGACAGGCGCGCACAGAGTTCGTGTCGTTCAAAGAAGAATCCAGCCGCTTTTCCTACAGCAGTTATTTCTACCAACAACGCTATCAGGCTACCATGAGCGACGAAGGCACAGACGGTAGCTATTCATCGACCCCAACCTTACGCGACTTCTTGCAACTGACCAATACGGAGGAATCAGCAACGCTGGTCGACCGTTTAGGTTTATCTCCATTGCTCAATCGATCGTTCATCAAGTTATCCAACGGTCAGACTCGTAAAGCTCGCATTGGCAAAGCCCTGCTAAAACACCCGTCCGTTCTATTGCTGGATAGCCCTTTTGTGGGTCTCGATGCCATTTCCCGTGCGGAACTAACCGATTGGCTCGGTGAACTCATGCACCACGGGTTAACACTTATGCTAGTCAAAGAGCCCGATGATATTCCGGCGTTTGTAACACACGTGGTCGTGCTGGAGAAGGGGCGAATTGCCTGGTCTGGCCCCAAAGAAGCCTATCAATATAGCCCGCCAGAGCCTCCATCGATAGCCCCCCCAGCCTTACAGGTCTCGGCTCCAGCACCCGACTTTGAAGAGGCCTTTCGCCTTTGTGATGTAACGGTACGTTATGGCGACACCATCATCCTCGATCACATCGGCTGGACGGTTCGGACTGGTGAACGATGGGCCTTGTTTGGCCGGAATGGGGCTGGTAAGTCTGTGCTGCTTAGTCTGCTATATGGCGACCATCCGCAGGCTTATTCGAATGATGTGCGTGTATTCGGCCATCGACGCGGGAAGTCGGGCGAAAGCATTTGGGATGTAAAACGTCGTATCGGCTTTATTTCGCCCGAATTACATCTTTATTTCCCTCAAAATCTGACCGCTCGTCAGGTAGCCCTTACCGGGCTGACCGATACGCTTACCCCTCCCAGCCAGGTTGCAGCTGTTTCTGAAGTGGATTTATCGTCCTTGTTTGCTTATTTCGGGCTGACCCAATTGCTTCACCGCTCGTTTGGCACACTGTCGGCAGGTGAGCAGCGATTGATATTGCTGATTCGAGCCTTTTTAAAAAATGCCCCTGTTCTACTTCTCGACGAACCGTTTCAAGCCATCGACCATAGCCATGTTCAGCTGGCCAGGCAGTTGATCGACAGTTTTACCAATAAAACAATCCTGTTCGTTACGCACGACCAATCTGAACTGCCGGGCAGCATCAATCAGGTCTTTTCTATTCATGTTACTGCTTCTTAA
- a CDS encoding helix-turn-helix domain-containing protein: MNITNWDEHRIALQKIDALIAQGFEGNAELETRFLVLAKAIEAFEDSIPLMPIRTPDTLPGMIHIKMAERNMKQKDMAKLLGVSTARLSEVMNGKRRITIDLAKKLYERLDISPEFILKMA; this comes from the coding sequence ATGAACATAACAAACTGGGATGAACATAGGATTGCCCTCCAGAAAATTGATGCCCTTATCGCACAGGGCTTTGAGGGCAATGCTGAGCTAGAAACTAGGTTTTTGGTTTTGGCAAAAGCGATTGAGGCATTTGAAGACAGCATCCCGCTCATGCCAATTCGTACACCAGATACGTTGCCAGGAATGATCCATATCAAAATGGCGGAACGAAATATGAAACAAAAGGATATGGCAAAGCTTCTGGGAGTATCAACCGCCCGTTTGTCGGAGGTAATGAATGGGAAACGACGCATTACCATTGACTTAGCGAAAAAACTTTACGAGCGTTTAGATATTAGCCCGGAGTTTATTTTGAAAATGGCGTAA
- a CDS encoding type II toxin-antitoxin system HigB family toxin, producing the protein MFMVVISKTVLSKYADIHPDVGSALNDWYTLVKDADWKNLADIKQSFNSVDYVADNRYVFNIKGNHYRLVAMIFFSVRTVYIKFIGTHAEYDKIDAGTIDLQD; encoded by the coding sequence ATGTTTATGGTTGTTATCAGCAAAACGGTACTAAGCAAATATGCCGATATACATCCTGACGTAGGCTCTGCCTTAAATGACTGGTATACGCTTGTCAAAGACGCAGATTGGAAGAATTTAGCCGATATCAAACAGTCTTTCAATTCTGTTGATTACGTGGCCGATAACCGATATGTTTTCAATATCAAAGGAAACCACTACCGATTAGTAGCGATGATCTTCTTTTCGGTTCGCACAGTCTATATTAAATTTATTGGTACCCATGCAGAATACGATAAGATTGACGCTGGAACAATAGACTTACAGGATTGA
- a CDS encoding gluconate 2-dehydrogenase subunit 3 family protein encodes MNRRDALMRVAALAGATMSLPALADTLEASATRRALTGKPVFFTADQDATVAELADTIIPTTKTPGAKAAKVNEVIDVILKDCYKPDDQQRFVEGLAQTNKWSQEAYGKAFVQLDPAQRIEIVKKLEADDKAQRAQMAPAKSVAKVENSQADLQMPTAKKRYTPFYSILKDLTLTGYFTSEIGCTQALEYVPVPGRYDGCITLKPGQKAWAI; translated from the coding sequence ATGAACAGAAGAGATGCCCTCATGCGGGTGGCCGCGCTGGCAGGCGCAACCATGTCGTTGCCAGCTCTGGCCGATACGCTTGAAGCCTCAGCCACTCGACGTGCCCTCACCGGCAAACCTGTCTTCTTTACGGCCGATCAGGACGCTACTGTCGCTGAACTGGCCGATACCATTATCCCGACCACTAAGACTCCGGGAGCCAAAGCGGCTAAGGTCAATGAAGTTATCGACGTTATTCTGAAGGACTGCTATAAACCTGATGATCAGCAACGCTTCGTCGAAGGGTTAGCGCAAACCAATAAGTGGAGCCAGGAAGCCTACGGAAAAGCATTTGTGCAACTTGATCCGGCACAGCGGATTGAGATCGTCAAAAAACTTGAAGCTGACGACAAAGCGCAGCGGGCCCAAATGGCTCCGGCTAAATCCGTTGCTAAAGTCGAAAACTCCCAGGCCGACCTCCAGATGCCTACCGCCAAAAAACGGTACACGCCTTTCTATTCAATACTGAAAGATTTGACACTTACTGGCTATTTCACCTCCGAAATCGGCTGCACACAAGCACTGGAGTATGTGCCTGTTCCGGGCCGTTATGATGGCTGTATTACATTGAAGCCGGGCCAGAAAGCGTGGGCTATCTAA
- a CDS encoding GMC oxidoreductase — protein MNLNIDAKKDMTYDAIVVGSGISGGWASKELTRLGLKVLMLERGRDVKHIEGYPTAMNNPWDFPHRGRITTLAAEEYWANMRTGYTANEEWRHFFENDKENPYLEKRKVDWIRGYHVGGRSLMWGRQSYRWNKEDFMANGKEGIGVDWPIRYEDLAPWYTHVETFIGVSGNKDGIDVLPDGNFLPPMQLNCLEREAKKRIEKAFPKRLVTIGRTAHLTQPQKWHTDLGRAACQFRNQCMRGCPYGAYFSTQAATLPAAMKTGRLTLRPDSIVSEVLYDEKKGKATGVRVIDQNTKEVREYYARIIFLNASAFASTSILMNSKSHRFPNGMGNDSDQLGRNIMDHHLAAGAAGSFEGMEDQYYFGRRANGVYIPRYRNWNGDKRDYVRGFGYQGGAGRGGWGRGNGMEGFGADFKESLTQPGPWTMSLGGFGEMIADPNNRMTLSPDQKDKWGLPLIVFDAAYGENEKKMRIDMMNDAAEMLEAAGFKNVTPYNDTTKNPGIGIHEMGTARMGRDPKTSVLNAHNQIHAVKNVFNTDGACMTSASCVNPSLTYMALTARAADFAVKEMKKGNL, from the coding sequence ATGAATCTCAATATAGACGCAAAAAAAGATATGACCTACGACGCAATCGTTGTAGGATCAGGCATTTCGGGAGGCTGGGCATCGAAAGAGCTAACCCGGCTAGGCTTAAAAGTACTTATGCTGGAACGGGGCCGTGATGTAAAACACATTGAAGGCTACCCAACAGCCATGAATAATCCCTGGGATTTCCCTCACCGGGGTCGCATCACGACTCTGGCAGCTGAAGAATACTGGGCCAACATGCGGACGGGCTACACGGCTAACGAAGAATGGCGGCACTTTTTCGAGAATGACAAGGAAAACCCATACCTCGAAAAACGGAAAGTCGACTGGATTCGTGGTTACCACGTAGGAGGCCGTTCGCTGATGTGGGGGCGTCAGAGTTACCGCTGGAATAAAGAAGACTTCATGGCTAACGGCAAAGAGGGCATCGGTGTGGACTGGCCCATTCGTTACGAAGACCTGGCTCCCTGGTACACCCACGTCGAAACGTTTATCGGTGTTTCGGGTAATAAAGATGGTATTGACGTACTGCCCGATGGTAACTTCCTGCCCCCCATGCAGCTCAATTGCCTCGAACGGGAAGCCAAAAAGCGAATTGAAAAAGCGTTCCCCAAACGGCTCGTTACCATTGGCCGTACCGCTCACCTGACCCAACCCCAGAAATGGCATACCGATCTGGGGCGGGCTGCTTGTCAATTCCGCAATCAGTGTATGCGGGGATGTCCTTATGGGGCTTATTTCAGCACCCAGGCCGCTACTTTACCAGCAGCTATGAAAACCGGACGACTGACGCTCCGACCGGATTCCATCGTATCGGAGGTATTGTACGATGAGAAAAAAGGAAAAGCTACCGGCGTTCGGGTGATTGACCAGAACACCAAAGAAGTCCGTGAATACTATGCCCGGATTATCTTCCTGAACGCATCGGCCTTTGCCAGTACATCTATTCTGATGAACTCTAAGTCGCATCGGTTCCCGAACGGCATGGGTAATGACTCGGATCAACTTGGCCGCAACATCATGGACCACCATCTGGCGGCAGGTGCGGCTGGTAGCTTCGAAGGCATGGAAGACCAATACTATTTCGGTCGTCGGGCCAATGGAGTATACATCCCTCGTTACCGCAACTGGAATGGCGACAAGCGCGATTACGTCCGTGGGTTCGGTTATCAGGGTGGCGCTGGCCGTGGCGGCTGGGGACGTGGAAACGGTATGGAAGGCTTCGGAGCCGACTTCAAAGAAAGTCTGACGCAACCCGGCCCCTGGACCATGAGCCTGGGTGGTTTCGGCGAAATGATTGCCGATCCCAACAACCGCATGACGCTTTCGCCTGATCAGAAAGACAAATGGGGATTACCCCTGATTGTTTTCGACGCAGCTTACGGCGAAAACGAGAAGAAAATGCGGATCGATATGATGAACGACGCAGCCGAAATGCTGGAAGCTGCTGGCTTCAAAAACGTCACGCCTTATAACGACACGACCAAGAACCCAGGTATTGGTATTCACGAGATGGGTACGGCCCGCATGGGCCGTGATCCTAAAACGTCGGTTTTAAATGCCCACAATCAGATTCATGCGGTCAAAAACGTATTCAATACGGACGGTGCCTGCATGACATCCGCTTCGTGCGTGAACCCTTCCTTAACCTATATGGCGCTGACGGCCCGTGCAGCTGACTTTGCCGTGAAGGAAATGAAGAAGGGCAATCTGTAA
- a CDS encoding RDD family protein, translated as MAVAIRTSQNVLLEYEPASIGERILAALMDYLVIFGWLILTVFLPTSLGYQINSFYSLFIALPAVFYDLLSEWLLNGRSIGKLAMRIRVVMLDGSPPGIGAYLIRWLFRIIESAAFLGGIVPVITIAANGKGQRLGDIAAGTTVVRLKPAVTLDDVVIKPFTDNYIVQFPDVRLLSDHDIAIVRNVVRQGDQPLFQRTADKVKDVTGIRSDLENREFLLTVINDYQFITTQ; from the coding sequence ATGGCTGTTGCGATTCGCACCTCCCAAAACGTTCTTCTGGAATACGAACCAGCCAGCATTGGCGAACGAATTCTGGCAGCACTGATGGATTACCTGGTGATATTTGGCTGGCTTATCCTGACCGTTTTTTTGCCCACTTCGCTAGGTTATCAGATCAATAGCTTTTACAGCCTTTTCATTGCTCTACCCGCCGTTTTTTACGACCTCCTGAGCGAGTGGTTACTCAACGGCCGCAGCATCGGTAAGCTCGCCATGCGTATTCGGGTGGTTATGCTCGACGGATCACCACCGGGGATTGGCGCCTATCTGATTCGGTGGTTGTTCCGAATCATTGAGTCGGCTGCGTTTTTAGGAGGCATTGTCCCCGTCATTACGATAGCTGCTAATGGAAAAGGCCAACGCCTTGGCGACATAGCTGCCGGGACCACCGTTGTCCGGCTGAAACCCGCTGTTACGCTCGACGACGTCGTTATTAAACCCTTTACAGACAACTACATCGTTCAGTTTCCCGACGTTCGGCTACTTTCCGATCACGACATCGCCATTGTGCGAAATGTAGTACGGCAGGGCGACCAACCTCTTTTCCAACGTACTGCCGACAAGGTTAAAGACGTTACCGGAATTCGTAGTGATCTGGAAAACCGGGAGTTTCTGCTTACCGTTATTAATGACTATCAGTTTATTACAACACAGTAA
- a CDS encoding M20 metallopeptidase family protein, producing the protein MLDSIKSLARQYAADIIQTRRHLHAHPELSFQERNTARFVADQLKAIGITPQEGIADTGLVALIEGNKGSSGSTRVVGLRADMDALPIHEANDVPYKSTIDGVMHACGHDVHTASLLGVARILHVLRDQFDGTVKLVFQPGEEKAPGGASLMIKEGVLENPTPVSMIGQHVAPNIPVGKIGFREGMYMASTDELYLTVRGKGGHAAMPDNLVDPVLIASHIIVALQQVISRNRPPASPSVLSFGRFIADGVTNVIPNEVTIQGTFRCMNEEWRAEGKRRMVKLAQGIAEAMGGSCEFEIVHGYPYLKNHPELTRRVRAEAVTYMGAENVVDLDLWMAGEDFAFYSQVVDSCFYRLGTRNEARGIISGVHTPTFDIDEAALETGAGLMSWLAVQELAIL; encoded by the coding sequence ATGCTTGATTCAATTAAATCGCTCGCCCGTCAGTATGCGGCTGACATCATTCAGACCCGCCGACATTTGCATGCCCATCCCGAGCTATCCTTTCAGGAGCGCAACACGGCCCGGTTCGTCGCCGACCAGTTAAAAGCCATTGGTATAACGCCCCAGGAAGGTATTGCCGATACGGGTTTGGTTGCCTTAATTGAAGGAAACAAAGGGTCGTCGGGTAGTACAAGGGTAGTTGGTTTACGGGCCGACATGGACGCTCTGCCCATCCACGAAGCCAATGATGTCCCCTACAAATCGACCATCGATGGGGTAATGCATGCCTGCGGACACGATGTGCATACCGCCAGCTTACTGGGTGTAGCGCGTATCCTTCATGTACTGCGTGACCAGTTCGATGGAACCGTCAAGCTGGTTTTTCAGCCCGGCGAGGAGAAAGCGCCTGGTGGGGCCTCGCTTATGATTAAAGAAGGCGTACTCGAAAATCCGACTCCTGTCAGTATGATTGGGCAACATGTAGCACCCAATATTCCGGTGGGCAAAATCGGGTTCCGCGAAGGTATGTACATGGCCAGTACCGACGAATTGTACCTGACTGTCCGGGGCAAAGGGGGCCATGCCGCCATGCCCGACAACCTGGTAGACCCCGTTCTGATTGCGTCGCATATCATTGTGGCCTTGCAGCAGGTTATTAGTCGAAATCGGCCACCAGCCAGCCCATCCGTATTATCCTTTGGCCGATTCATCGCCGATGGCGTTACCAACGTGATTCCCAACGAAGTTACCATTCAGGGGACGTTCCGCTGCATGAATGAAGAATGGCGGGCCGAAGGTAAACGACGCATGGTAAAATTGGCCCAGGGCATTGCCGAAGCCATGGGTGGCTCCTGCGAATTTGAAATTGTCCACGGCTATCCTTACCTCAAAAACCACCCCGAACTGACCCGCCGAGTACGGGCCGAAGCCGTAACCTACATGGGTGCCGAAAATGTAGTCGATCTGGATTTGTGGATGGCTGGTGAAGATTTTGCATTTTACTCACAAGTGGTTGACTCCTGCTTTTACCGACTCGGCACCCGCAATGAAGCGAGGGGGATCATCTCTGGAGTCCACACGCCCACGTTCGACATCGACGAAGCGGCTCTCGAAACGGGTGCTGGGCTTATGAGCTGGCTAGCGGTTCAGGAATTGGCAATTCTATAA